The proteins below are encoded in one region of Borrelia duttonii Ly:
- a CDS encoding M16 family metallopeptidase — protein sequence MRCKRINNITILKVVFFVLSFIILSCSSSKLSLDKNLVNGQLKNGLKYYIYKNQIPSKFVHMGILFNVGSLNEEENERGLAHYLEHMAFKGTEDYPGSEDILEILKKFGMKFGADLNAYTTFDKTYYYLDLPDGGQESEVDEALNVLKNWAFQIKFDDLEIDKERNVIIEEKKYRDNYSSRMSKKMFEVVGGNSRYFIRSPIGIEERILSFKSEDFKKFYNKWYRPDLTSVIIVGDIDPKDIEEKIKKLFASFKKPLDEPEKVVINLDTVIDKKFVSIDDDETLFPSIEFICKEETKGGIVTVGDLKRYIEKNLLNSLFINRFYELKVIGTNYFRSFNKFGSNYKSDNNYILIKNISLTIDPEHFKEAFEGFFYEIERIRKFGFTKGEIDKIKSEMITSYTVDKENLKKQKSSIIADHLVGVASSNFHLLDGNEVFDVAIKCLNNISPDTISALASSEAFIDNMTVIYKYSKKLHSNLTFEELQKFRDIALNKEIKPYDDVSIQGEFFKKSLQSKNIVDEKEFINEISSFTLENGVEVYFKHNENKKNIVDFTAISWGGLLSEDPELIPVLSLAPSIVSKSGYGDYSKLQIEKYLSNKLVTLMPSVSERSSRINGGAEAKDLETLFKLIYFTFNEAKIDDVVLQTTIDDMSATIKARKNSSNYLFSNAIKKFYNNDDYRLRDIQESDLQNISKDILLDFYKKRFTYADNFKFIFVGDIDLDTIKKFSSKYLGNLNSKKLNEFRDLDYSYKKNTKRIVVGKKEDAASSTVYVAYPFTFNYTPEKVLNYRALASLLSEGLVKAIRREQSSVYGIDASFDHYFRKHSDSDGFIVVSFTVEPKALDSVLKSVNEYILERQKIDFVDTDFDYIKKNIIKNNNIASESNGYWSSVILNSVLWHDSIIDTFSNKFVDDNLNKDTINMLFKKIDFKQGTEIVLIPSNDN from the coding sequence ATGAGATGTAAACGCATTAATAATATTACTATATTAAAAGTTGTTTTTTTTGTTTTGAGTTTTATTATTTTATCTTGTTCATCTTCTAAGTTAAGTTTGGATAAAAACTTAGTAAATGGTCAACTTAAAAATGGACTTAAATATTATATTTATAAAAATCAAATTCCAAGTAAATTTGTTCATATGGGAATTTTGTTTAATGTTGGTTCTTTAAACGAAGAGGAAAATGAAAGGGGTTTAGCCCATTATCTTGAACATATGGCTTTTAAAGGTACAGAGGATTATCCTGGTAGTGAAGATATTTTGGAAATTCTCAAAAAATTTGGAATGAAATTTGGAGCTGATCTTAATGCTTATACTACTTTTGATAAAACTTACTATTATCTTGATTTGCCAGATGGTGGTCAGGAGAGTGAAGTTGATGAAGCTTTAAATGTATTGAAAAATTGGGCTTTTCAAATTAAGTTTGATGACTTAGAAATAGATAAAGAACGTAATGTTATTATTGAAGAAAAAAAATATAGAGATAATTATTCTTCTAGAATGTCCAAAAAAATGTTTGAGGTTGTTGGAGGTAATAGTAGATATTTTATTCGATCTCCTATTGGTATTGAAGAGAGGATTTTATCTTTTAAATCAGAGGACTTTAAAAAATTTTATAATAAGTGGTATAGACCAGATTTGACCAGTGTCATTATTGTTGGAGATATTGATCCAAAAGACATTGAAGAGAAGATAAAAAAATTGTTTGCATCTTTTAAGAAACCATTAGATGAGCCTGAAAAAGTTGTAATAAATTTAGATACTGTAATTGATAAAAAATTTGTAAGTATAGATGATGATGAAACCTTATTTCCTAGTATTGAGTTTATTTGTAAAGAAGAGACCAAAGGAGGTATTGTTACTGTTGGGGATCTTAAGAGATATATCGAGAAAAATCTATTAAATAGTCTTTTTATAAATAGATTTTATGAATTAAAGGTTATTGGAACAAATTATTTTAGATCATTTAATAAATTTGGTTCGAATTATAAATCAGATAATAATTATATTTTGATTAAAAATATTTCTTTAACTATCGATCCAGAGCATTTTAAGGAAGCTTTTGAAGGGTTTTTTTATGAAATTGAGAGAATCAGGAAGTTTGGTTTTACGAAAGGAGAGATTGATAAAATTAAGTCCGAAATGATAACTTCTTATACTGTTGATAAAGAGAATCTTAAGAAACAAAAGTCTTCCATCATTGCAGATCATTTGGTGGGTGTTGCTTCATCGAATTTTCACTTGCTTGATGGTAATGAAGTTTTTGACGTTGCTATTAAATGTTTGAATAATATTAGCCCAGATACAATATCAGCTCTTGCTAGTAGTGAGGCCTTTATAGATAATATGACTGTTATTTATAAGTATTCTAAAAAATTACATTCTAATTTAACTTTTGAAGAGTTGCAAAAATTTCGTGATATTGCTTTAAATAAAGAAATTAAACCTTATGATGATGTGTCAATTCAGGGCGAATTCTTCAAAAAATCTTTGCAAAGTAAAAATATTGTTGATGAAAAAGAATTTATAAATGAAATTTCATCTTTTACTTTGGAGAATGGCGTTGAAGTTTATTTTAAACATAATGAAAATAAGAAAAATATAGTTGACTTTACTGCAATTTCTTGGGGTGGTTTATTAAGTGAGGATCCTGAATTGATTCCTGTTTTATCTTTGGCTCCAAGTATAGTTTCTAAATCAGGATATGGGGATTATTCTAAGCTTCAAATTGAAAAATATTTATCAAATAAATTGGTAACATTGATGCCATCGGTTTCTGAGAGAAGTTCACGTATTAATGGTGGTGCTGAGGCTAAAGATCTTGAAACTTTATTTAAGCTTATATATTTTACATTTAATGAAGCCAAGATAGATGATGTTGTTTTGCAGACTACTATTGATGATATGAGTGCAACAATTAAGGCTAGGAAAAATAGTTCTAATTATCTTTTTTCTAATGCTATTAAAAAATTTTATAATAATGATGATTATCGTTTAAGAGATATTCAAGAATCTGATTTGCAAAATATATCAAAAGATATTCTTTTGGATTTTTATAAAAAGAGATTTACTTATGCAGACAATTTCAAATTTATTTTTGTGGGAGATATTGACTTAGATACAATAAAAAAATTTTCAAGTAAATATTTAGGTAATTTAAATTCTAAAAAGCTAAATGAATTTAGAGATTTAGATTATTCTTATAAAAAAAATACGAAAAGAATAGTTGTTGGTAAAAAAGAGGATGCTGCAAGTAGTACTGTATATGTTGCATATCCTTTCACGTTTAATTATACACCTGAAAAAGTCCTAAATTATAGGGCGTTGGCATCTCTTTTGAGTGAAGGTCTTGTTAAAGCTATTAGAAGAGAACAGTCTAGTGTTTATGGAATAGATGCGTCTTTTGATCACTATTTTAGAAAGCATTCTGATTCAGATGGTTTTATTGTTGTGTCTTTTACAGTTGAGCCTAAGGCTTTAGATAGTGTTTTAAAATCTGTTAATGAATATATTTTGGAGAGACAAAAAATAGATTTTGTAGATACTGATTTTGATTATATTAAGAAAAATATTATTAAAAATAATAATATTGCTTCTGAGTCCAATGGTTATTGGAGTTCAGTGATATTAAATTCGGTTTTGTGGCATGATTCTATTATAGATACTTTTAGTAATAAATTTGTTGATGATAATTTAAATAAAGATACAATAAATATGTTATTTAAGAAGATCGATTTTAAGCAAGGAACAGAGATTGTATTAATTCCAAGTAATGATAATTAA